A window of the Bacteroides thetaiotaomicron VPI-5482 genome harbors these coding sequences:
- a CDS encoding AMP-binding protein, translated as MQLFERTLGQWLEHWAEETPDKEYIVYSDRNLRFTWSQLNQRVDDMAKGLIAVGVERGTHVGIWAANVPDWLTLLYACAKIGAVYVTVNTNYKQAELEYLCQNSDMHTLCIVNGEKDSDFVQMTYTMLPELKTCERGHLKSERFPYMKNVIYVGQEKHRGMYNTAEILLLGNNVEDDRLTELKSKVDCHDVVNMQYTSGTTGFPKGVMLTHYNIANNGFLTGEHMKFTADDKLCCCVPLFHCFGVVLATMNCLTHGCTQVMVERFDPLVVLASIHKERCTALYGVPTMFIAELHHPMFDLFDMSCLRTGIMAGSLCPVELMKQVEEKMYMKVTSVYGLTEAAPGMTATRIDDSFDVRCNTVGRDFEFTEVRVIDPETGEECPVGVQGEMCNRGYNTMKGYYKNPEATAEVIDKDNFLHSGDLGIKDEDGNYRITGRIKDMIIRGGENIYPREIEEFLYKLDGVKDVQVAGIPSKKYGEAVGAFIILQEGVEMHESDVRDFCKNKISRYKIPKYVFFVKEFPMTGSGKIQKFRLKDLGLQLCKEQGIEII; from the coding sequence ATGCAATTATTTGAACGTACTCTTGGGCAATGGCTGGAACATTGGGCTGAAGAGACTCCCGATAAGGAATATATCGTTTATTCCGACCGTAATCTTCGTTTTACATGGAGCCAGCTTAACCAGCGTGTGGATGATATGGCGAAAGGACTGATCGCTGTTGGTGTGGAACGTGGTACTCATGTCGGTATTTGGGCGGCGAACGTGCCCGATTGGCTGACATTGCTGTATGCTTGTGCCAAGATTGGTGCGGTATACGTCACGGTGAATACGAATTATAAGCAGGCCGAGCTGGAGTATCTCTGCCAGAATTCCGATATGCATACACTTTGTATCGTCAATGGTGAAAAGGACAGTGATTTTGTGCAAATGACGTATACGATGCTTCCTGAACTGAAAACCTGCGAACGCGGTCATTTGAAGAGTGAACGCTTTCCGTATATGAAGAATGTGATATACGTCGGTCAGGAGAAACATCGGGGAATGTATAATACTGCGGAAATCTTGCTGCTGGGGAATAATGTGGAAGATGACCGCCTGACTGAACTTAAAAGTAAAGTGGACTGTCATGATGTGGTAAATATGCAATATACATCAGGAACTACCGGTTTCCCGAAAGGAGTGATGCTGACTCATTATAATATTGCCAACAACGGTTTTCTGACCGGCGAACACATGAAGTTTACGGCGGATGACAAACTCTGTTGTTGTGTGCCGCTATTCCATTGTTTTGGAGTGGTGTTGGCTACGATGAACTGTCTGACTCATGGGTGTACACAGGTGATGGTAGAGCGGTTTGATCCGTTGGTCGTGTTGGCTTCCATTCATAAAGAACGCTGTACGGCTCTTTACGGAGTGCCTACGATGTTTATTGCCGAGTTGCATCATCCGATGTTCGACTTGTTTGATATGTCTTGTCTGCGTACCGGTATAATGGCAGGTTCGTTGTGTCCGGTTGAACTGATGAAACAGGTAGAAGAAAAGATGTACATGAAGGTTACCAGTGTATACGGACTGACTGAAGCCGCTCCCGGTATGACCGCTACCCGCATCGATGATTCGTTTGATGTACGTTGTAATACGGTAGGACGCGACTTTGAATTTACAGAAGTCAGAGTGATTGATCCTGAAACCGGCGAAGAATGTCCGGTAGGCGTACAAGGCGAAATGTGCAATCGTGGATATAATACGATGAAAGGGTATTATAAGAATCCGGAAGCTACGGCTGAAGTGATTGATAAAGATAACTTCCTGCATTCGGGCGACTTAGGCATTAAAGATGAGGACGGAAATTACCGGATCACAGGGCGTATCAAGGATATGATTATTCGTGGTGGTGAAAATATCTATCCACGTGAAATCGAAGAATTCCTTTATAAACTTGATGGAGTAAAGGATGTTCAGGTAGCAGGGATTCCCTCTAAGAAATATGGTGAAGCGGTTGGTGCTTTTATCATCTTGCAGGAAGGGGTGGAAATGCATGAGTCGGACGTTCGTGACTTCTGTAAGAATAAGATTTCCCGTTATAAGATACCGAAATATGTCTTTTTTGTGAAGGAGTTCCCGATGACAGGCAGTGGTAAAATTCAGAAATTCAGACTGAAAGATCTTGGATTGCAGCTTTGTAAGGAGCAGGGAATAGAAATTATTTAA
- a CDS encoding helix-turn-helix domain-containing protein: protein MDTSKIVGEKIKALREDKSISIEELAQRSGLAIEQIERIENNIDIPSLAPLIKIARVLGVRLGTFLDDQDEIGPVVCRKKEAKDAISFSNNAIHSRKHMEYHSLSKSKADRHMEPFIIDVMPTEDSDFVLSSHEGEEFIMVMEGVMEISYGKNTYLLEEGDSIYYDSIVPHHVHAYEGQAAKILAVVYTPI from the coding sequence ATGGATACGAGTAAGATTGTTGGAGAGAAAATTAAAGCGCTCCGGGAAGATAAATCAATAAGTATAGAGGAATTGGCACAGCGTTCGGGTTTGGCTATCGAGCAGATCGAACGAATTGAAAATAACATCGATATACCGTCTCTTGCACCGCTGATTAAAATAGCGCGTGTGCTGGGGGTACGTCTGGGCACTTTCCTGGATGATCAGGATGAAATCGGGCCTGTGGTATGCCGTAAAAAAGAGGCTAAAGATGCCATCAGCTTTTCCAATAATGCGATTCATTCACGCAAGCACATGGAATATCATTCATTGTCTAAATCGAAAGCGGATCGTCACATGGAGCCGTTTATCATTGACGTGATGCCGACAGAGGACAGCGACTTTGTGCTTTCTTCGCATGAAGGAGAAGAGTTTATCATGGTTATGGAAGGGGTTATGGAAATCAGCTATGGTAAGAATACCTATTTGCTGGAAGAAGGTGATAGTATTTACTATGACTCCATCGTTCCTCATCATGTACATGCTTACGAAGGGCAGGCTGCTAAAATATTGGCTGTAGTCTACACTCCGATTTAA
- the rpsO gene encoding 30S ribosomal protein S15, with amino-acid sequence MYLDAAEKQEIFGKYGKSNSDTGSTEAQIALFSYRISHLTEHMKLNRKDYSTERALTMLVAKRRRLLNYLKDKDITRYRSIVKELGLRK; translated from the coding sequence ATGTATTTAGACGCAGCTGAAAAGCAAGAAATCTTTGGAAAGTACGGGAAGTCTAACTCTGATACTGGCTCAACTGAAGCGCAGATAGCTTTGTTTTCCTACCGTATTTCTCACCTGACTGAGCACATGAAGCTCAACAGAAAAGATTATAGTACAGAGAGAGCTTTAACAATGTTGGTAGCTAAACGTCGCCGTTTGCTGAATTACCTGAAGGACAAAGATATCACAAGATATCGTTCTATTGTTAAAGAACTTGGTTTGCGTAAGTAA